Sequence from the Mixophyes fleayi isolate aMixFle1 chromosome 4, aMixFle1.hap1, whole genome shotgun sequence genome:
gaccaggaaggagagttatgctatctacgtgtacaaggtgctgaagcaggtccaccctgataccggcatctcctccaaggccatgggtatcatgaactcctttgttaatgacatttttgagCGCATCGCAGGAGAAGCCTCCcgcctggctcactacaacaagcgctccaccatcacctcccgGGAGATCCAGACCGCTGTGCGTCTACTGCTGCCCGGTGAGCTGGCCAAGCACGCCGTGTCTGAGGGCACTAAGGCCGTCACCAAGTACACCAGCGCCAAGTAATCTGCAAATTCCTCCTTTCCGAGTTGccacaaaggctcttttaagaGCCACCCAAATCTTCTTAATCGAGGCTATGACACTTGTTGGATCCCGCTGCTCTTTGTGTTCCTTGCAAACACAAGCCCACGTGCAGCTCTTACTGTCCGGGTACCCGTCTATAAACATAACGTGTTCGCTTTCAGCAAACATGAATGAAATGCCTTTTAGATCTCGTATGTCAGTAAATCATTCTGTCCTTACCTTCTGTTACCAAACTGCacctggctgctctctaactgccCCGTGCTCCCTGCTGCATCTAGGCGGCTAGAAGGAACTCTGACCCGACTAGTGTCAGCTGCCTGACCGGTATTTAGCGCCTCTAGAGCAGGCTGTGCTGTCCGGGCTTCTCATTAGAAATCTGTTGACCACTGGCTATAGTTCTTCTGCAGACCAGGTACCGGTGCCAACACAACATATTTAATTCTGTCGGCTCTCATaaagcatacaatatacattagtAACAATACATTGTGGCACATACACTGGCGAAACTAAGGGAGGAATAACCTTTATTAAAACACAGTGGTGGTCACCTCCCAGTCATCTGCGGACTAAATGGGCAATCCCGGATAGCCAGCAAGCACAGAAAGGTCTCAACCTGGACACATTTAAGAATTCTAAATGCGTGAAATTAGACATTACAAACAAGGTACTTTCAATATGGGGTACAGGGATTGCTGCACAGTCAGTACTGCCCATCATCCTGCTCTCGCCACATGAGAGCGTTACTTCACCAGAGCTTGCGGTGTTTTGAAAATAACCATTgaagtccattttttttttttttttttatatctttatatcattACAGATGTTGCTGTCATTTGACATACACTAGGCT
This genomic interval carries:
- the LOC142150244 gene encoding histone H2B 1.1-like, whose product is MPDPAKSAPAAKKGSKKAVTKTQKKDGKKRRKTRKESYAIYVYKVLKQVHPDTGISSKAMGIMNSFVNDIFERIAGEASRLAHYNKRSTITSREIQTAVRLLLPGELAKHAVSEGTKAVTKYTSAK